CCGCCTTCGACGGCCACAAGCTGTACCCGCTCCCCGCAGCGCAAATTTCCACAGCAGAGGCCGCCGCCTAATGCAAAAAAGAAAAGATTCCTGCACCTTCAAAAGAAAAAATACCCTTGAAATTCAAGAGAGAATCTACCCGCTTATCAAGTCCGCAAAGGTAGCGCCAGCCAGCGCCAAATACTTTGCGGCACGAGGCGGTCCTACTCTGCCCGCAGCGCTTCCGATGGTGAAATCAGGCTCGCCCGCCGCGCAGGAATCAGGGCTGCAACCAGCGCCGATAGCCCGAGAGTCAGGACAGCCAGGATAATCACCCCGGGGTCATACGGATTCAATCCGTAAAGTTGGTTGCCAAGGAAGCGCCCGGCTCCGAGGGCTAACGGTATTCCAAGGACGAGGCCAGCCGCCACCACTACGAAGGCGCCCCGAATGATGAGCGCAGCCGCTTGCATGCGAGTGGCTCCCAGCGCCAGCCGCACGCCGATTTCGTTGGTGCGGCATCCGGCGTTATAGGCAGTGATGCCATACAGTCCGACGGATGCCAGGACCAGCGAAAGAATTCCAAACAGCGATGCCAGTCGTGCAATCAGCCGCTGCTGCGTGAACTGGCCGGCGACTTGCTCTCTCAAGGTCTGGACCGAGATGATCGGCAGATCAGGGTCCACCGAAGCCAGGGCCTCGCGCAGTTGCGGATAGCGCAGACTGGCTCCCGGTCGTGCCACTAAGACAATGTCGTGCAGGAAATGTGACCCGGGAGTGGAGTCCGTCGACTCGGCATTCGACGAAAAGTCATGCTGCGACTCCGGAAGAAAGAAGAACGGGCCAATCGGTTTGGCGAGATCGAAAGCCAGGTAGCGGGCGTCCTGGGCGACGCCGACGATTTCGTATTGGCGGGAGGTCCCTACTCCGGTCTGTGTGAAATACTTTCCGATGGGGTCCTGGCGTTTGAAAAACTTGCGCGCAAACGCCTGATTGATGACTGCTACGTGCCGCGACGTTGCTGTGTCCTGCTCGGAAATGCCGCGTCCTTTGAGGATGGGAGTTCCGACGGCGTCGAAGTATCCCGCCGTGACCCGGTCCCAGGAAGCAGAATTGTCGTCACTCGGTCCCGGAGCCGGACGGCCATCCACCCACACGCCAGTACCCCAATTGTTGCCGCTCAGCGGTGAGTACGTGCAGACCGCCACCGCCGAGACGCCGGGAAGTCTCGCGAGCGAATCATGAATGCGTCCATAGAGTGGCGTCAGTTGCCGGGGCTGGTAGCCGGCAAACCGGGGGTCGATTTTCAGGATAATGCGCCCGTCCTGGGTGAAGCCGAAGTTTTGATTCTGAAGATTGTGCAAGGCAAGCGTCAGAAGTCCTGACGTAGCCAGCAACGCCAGCGAGAGTGCCGCCTGGAACACCACCAGCGTCTTCCGGGGGAGTGACGCGGTCCTGACAATGGAGCGGCCTGCCCCGCGCAGGGCTTCCATCGGGGCCACCCGCGTAGCCATCCATGCGGGCGCGATGGCAAAGCCAACGCCTGTAATCAACGAAACGCCAAAGGCGAAGAGCAGTACCGGCGTCGAGGGCGACGCACTGATGGGTATGCCGGCAAGCCCGGCAGCGTGGGGGAATGCAAAATGCAAGATCAGGCGCGTGCCCGCATATGCGACACCCAAACCCGCCGCGCCTCCGGCCAGTGAGAGCAGGACGCTTTCCGTGAGGACCTGCCGCACAAGTCGCGACGCCGGCGCGCCCAGAGCCATGCTTAGCGATATCTGCTGCCGGCGTTCCATGCCGCGAACGAGCATGAGATTGGCCACATTGGCGCACACGATAAGGAGCACCAATGCCGCCACCATCATCAGGACCTGAAGCCAGTGCTCATATTGGCCGCGCATGCTCGAGATCCCGGCGCCTCCGGGCCTCAGAAACAGGGTCTGGCCGGGAAATCTGGCGCGATCGTTGGCGCTCATGTCACCCCAGTGCGAGCGCAGCCATTGCTTGAGTTCCACCCGCATTTGGGCTTCGATGGAGGAGGGCGCCGCGCCGGGCCGGATGCGCCCGATCAAGTCTAACCAGTGCAAATCGACCTTGTTGAGGTCGGCATCGGCCTCCACAAGCGGTTCGGTGTTGAGCGGCAGAAAGAAATCGGGTGGATCGTTACGCAGCGTGTCGCCAAAAAAACCGGGCGGGGTGATTCCCACCACGGTAAATGGTTTTGCATCGAAATTGAAGGCGCTGCCGATGACGGAGGGATCCGACCCATACCTTTGCTGCCACAACCGATAGCTCATGACTACGACGGGTGGAGCGCCGGGCCGATCGTCCGCAGGCGTAAGCATACGTCCGGCATACGCAATGATGCCGAACATGGTGAAGTAGTTGCCGGAGACGAACTCGCCGGGATAGCTTCCAGCCGCTTCCGGACTGCCCAGGCGCCGGACACCAAACAGCGACGGGCCCGCCTGGAACGCTGCCAATTCTGCAAAGCCTTCGGTGCTGTCCCGGAGGTGCTTGTACAGATCATACGAGAAAATCGAAAAGTCCATACTCTGTGTGTACCCGCCCCACGCGCAGCAATACGGTTGTTTTCCCACGCGGTACAAATCGCCGGGATCCGCGACCGGCAGCGATTTCATGAGGACTGCGTGCGCCAGTGTAAAGATGGAAGTGGTTGCACCGATGCCCAGGGCCAGCGTGAAAATGACAGTGGCGGTGAACGCCGGTGACTTCCTCAACCGGCGCAGAGCATATCGGGTATCCCGCAACAGCGTTTCTACAAACAGCAGCCCGCGCTGGTCCCGGTAGTCTTCCTTGATCGACTCCACGGCCCCGAACTTCAGCGCCGCCTGGCGGCGCGCCTCGTCCGGAGGCATACCCGCGCGAAGGTTGTCCTCCGTCTGCAAGGCGATGTGCGCTGCGATCTCCACCCGCAAGCGATCTTCATCCCGGCCGGTCCTCGCCCATGAGGTGAGCCGATTAAGGAACCGCCTGAGCTTCTTCATTTCAGCTCCTCCGCCCTTAGGGCAAAAAACCGTTCGATGATGGCTGCGGTCTGGTCCCAGTCGTCCTTCTCGGCCTGCAATTGCCTGCGTCCCTGTCGCGTTAGCCGGTAGAAGCGCGCCCTGCGGTTGCTTTCCGACACGCCCCACGCCGAAGTGATGGATCCCTCCTGCTCGAGCTTTAATAAAACGGGATACAGTGTCCCCTGGTTCACCGAGAGCAGCTCTCCGCTGATTTGCTCGATGCGCCGCGCGATCCCGTAACCGTGCATCGGCCCCAGCACGTCAAGGGTCCTGAGCGCCATCAGCGCCAACGTACCTTGTAAGACGTCCTTCTTTTGTTTCTTCTCGACCATTGGGTTTCCAACAGGAAGGATAATACATCTTCATTGGGAAAGCAACAGGAACGAAAAGCAGTGGCGAGACGGGTCGCGCATACGTCGCGGCGTGTGCGATGTATGCGTCTTAGGAGCGGGTAGTGAAGAGTCTCGAATCCCAGAGACTCTGCGGCTTTTTCTCCGGTGAGCCCAAACCTTTCGACAGTCGGCCCGTTGTCAAGGATTGTAATACGTTAGAAACAACCATTTGCGAGATCAAAAACCGCAGAGTTAAAGAACAACTCTGCGCTACATGATCGCCTTACGGAGGGCTTTGAAATAGCATCTGGATCGGGGCCTGTTTACTGCCAGCCGCCGCCGAGGGCCTGATAGAGCGAGACGACCGAGTCGAGCTCACTGAGCTTTGCCTGCGTCAGTTGGAGCTGCGCGCTGAAGTATTGGGTTTCCTGCTGAAGAACGCTCAGGTACGCCGTTACGCCTCCCTGGTATTGAATGCGGGCGATGCGTTCCGCCTCGGCCAGGGTTTCGGTGAGGGCCTGCTGCTGAGTCAGAAACTGCCGATTGCGGTCATAGCCGATCAATGCGTCCGAAACCTCGCGGAACGCTCCCTGGATAATTTGCTCGTACGCGAGCAAAGCCTGCTGCTCCTGAGCGCGCGCGGCCTGCAAATTACCCTTCAGCCGACCGCCGGTGAAGATGGGTTGCGCCAGATCGCCCGCGAAGCTCCAGATGCCGTCAGAGAAAAGCTTGTAAAGCTGGAAGCTTTCCGTCCCACCCGACCCTGTCAGTGAGATTTGGGGAAAAAACTCGGCGCGTGCAACTCCGATCTCCGCGTTTGCGGCGATCAATACCTGCTCCGCCTGGCGGATATCAGGCCGCCGCTCAAGGAGAGAGGATGGTAATCCGGCCGGTAGCGTGGGAAGCAGCGTTTCCTGATCCAGCGGTTTTCCGCGAGGGATCGCTGCGGGATTCTCTCCCAGCAGAATGCTGATTGCGTCCTCCTGAAGCGAAATGAGGCGTTGCGTATCCGTGATGGTGGTTTCGGCGGTCTGAACGAGAGACTGCGCCTGCCGGACATCGAGCATCGAAGCGACGCCGCCCTGCTGCTTGATCTGAGTTAACCGGAGTGAAGATTGCCGGGATTTCAGAGTGTCCTGAGAAATCTGGAGCTGAAGGTCCAGCGCGCGAAGCTGGAAGTACCCACTGGCAACTTCCGAAACCAGGGTGACCTTCACCGCCTGCTGGTTGTATTCGGAAGCCAGAAGGCTGGCCCGCGCGGCCTGGGTGGCCCGCCGGTATTTTCCCCAGAAATCCAGCAGCCAGGAGACGCTCCCTCCAAGCTGAAACGAGTTGTTCTCAAAGCTCGGGAAAGAAGGTGAAAAAAGCGTCTTCTGGCGCGCTGCGCTGGCGGCGCCATTCACCTGGGGGACTTGCTGCGAGCGCGTAATCCGTAGTTCGCCTTCCGCCTGCAGAATGCGGGCAGCGGCGATGCGCAGATCATAATTCTGTTTCAGGGCAGTCCGGATGAGGTCCTGTAAAACAGGATCATGGAAGACGTTCCACCACTCCAGGTTGCCGAAAGAAGCTGCTCCGGTTTGAGCGCTTGCGCCTGGAGCTGGCGTTTCCGTGCCATGATAGGAGGCAGGGATTGAAACTGCGGGGCGCTTGTAATTCGGGCCCACCACGCAACCACTGGACAGCGCCAACAAGATCGTGATGGCCATTAGCCGGATTTTCATGTGTTTTCACCTCCAGCCTTCTGCGCTTCCGGCTTTACGGTGTCATGCCTCCGGACAGTCTCGTATTCATTTGCATTGCCGCCCGAATTCAAAGTTTCAGCAACGGCCTCATCCGGTCTGTAACGCCGCTCGATTCCTGTGAGCAGCCACTCCACGCCGACGGCCACGCCGCCGCCCAGGAGGACCTCGCCGGTCCGCCAGAAGGCTGCGCTGAGTGCGCCGTTGCTCCCAGGGTTGACGAATCCGGGAACCATGATGATGGCAACCGTTACTGGAGCGACTTTCCAGCTCACATGAAAGCTGATTAAATAGGATCCCGCCAGTACCGATAGAGTCATGGCAAGCAATATGGACCAGCTCGTAAAGCCGAACAACGCCAGAAAAACCAGCGCAACTGCGCATCCAACGGCTGTGTTCAGCAGGCGAGACTTAAACGCGGAAATTGTGCCACGGAATCCCGTCTCGGAGATAACGATCACGGGAATCACCGCCCAGAGCGGATTTACGCCCGGAAAGCTGCGCAAGCCGAACCAGACGATGCTGGTCCCCACCGCAACCCGGAGAGCATACTGAATTCCGGAGGCTGGATCTGTCTCCTTGGCGTTCATTGACCCGTTCTTCAGCATTGTGACGCGCTATATTTTTCCTGCGCCGGCCTCCGGCGCCGGGTCCGATTGAACCGGGACGGAGACCTCCACGCGGCGTTTTGACCTTTCGGACATTCCTTGAATGACCACGTAAAGCACCGGGATGAAAAACACCTCGAGAATGGTGGCGGAGATCATCCCGCAAACTACCGTGGTGCCGAGCGAGTGCCGGCTGGCCGCTCCCGCTCCTGCGGCAATCATCAACGGCAACAAGCCCAGAATGAAAGCCAGCGAGGTCATCAGAATGGGCCGAAAGCGAAGCTGGGCGCCCTCCAAGGCCGCATCAACGAGCTTGTGGCCCTGATCGTGGCGCATCTTGGCGAATTCCACGATCAAGATGGCGTTCTTGGCCGTAAGACCAATCAGCATCACCACGCCGATCTGGGCGTAAACATCATTCTGCAAGCCGCGCATCCACACCCCGAGATACGCTCCCAAAACCCCAAGAGGGATACCGAGGATCACCGCCAGCGGCACGGCCCAGCTTTCATACATGGCGGCCAGAAAAAGGAACACGAAGGCGAGCGCCAGGAGAAAAATCGGTCCTTGCTGGCCGCTGGATTCTCTTTCCTGATAAGCCGTGCTGGTCCAGTCGTAACCCATGCTGGAAGGGAGCGCCTTTTTCGCGGCCGCTTCCATGGCGTTGAGCGCCTGGCCAGAGCTATAACCGGGCGCGGAAGCTCCGCTGATTTCGGCCGAACGGTAGAGGTTATAGCGCTGGATAATATCCGGGCCGGTCGCGGGACCCACCGAGACAAGCGTGCTCAGCGGCGCCATTTGGCCGCTCGCCGTCCTGACGTAGATGTCGCTGATATCCTGAGGGGTTGAGCGGTATTGAGGCTCGGCTTGGAGCATCACTTTGTACACGCGGCCGAAGCGGTTGAAATCGTTAATGATCAAGCCGCCCAGGAAGGTCTGCAAGCTGGCGTAAACGCTGTCGATGGGAACGCCGAGTGTTTTGGCCTTGTCGCGGTCCACGCTGACCTTCACTTGCGGAACGCTGGTACGGAAGCTGTTGTAGAGGTTCGCCAGGGCCGGTTCCTTGCTGGCAGCGGCGGAGAATTGCTGCGCGGCCTCGGCTAACTGCTGCGCGGTGCTGGTCCCGCTTCGGTCTTCCAGCTCAAATTGGAATCCGCCGGAGATGCCGAGCCCGGGAATTTGCGGCGGGGCAAACGGAATCACCAGCGCCTGGGGAAGATTGTTGAGCGCTCCTGCGGCGCGCCGCATAATCGAGGAGACGTCCATTCCTTTGCCAGTCCTCTCATCCCAGGGCTTCAGCTTCACGACGAGGCTGGCGGTGTTGGACTGGGTAGCCTGAGTCAGGAAACTGAATCCGCCGATGCTGAGCACATCTGCGACTCCCGGCATCTTCCTCAGAATCGCCTCCGCTTGATCCGTCACGGCGCTCGTCCGCTGGAGCGAAGCGCCATCCGGCAGGATGAATCCGATAAAGAAATAACCATTATCTTCATTAGGCACAAAACCGCTGGGCAGTGATCTCAGTAGAACGCCGATGCAGGCGATGATGATGACAAGACCACAGATTGCCAAACCCCAGCGGCGAATCACTCGCTGCGCGCCTTTCATATACGCGCCGGTTATCCGCTCGAAAAATCTGGCGAAGCCGCGCGTGAGCCATCCGAGCGGCCCCCGCACCGGCTTCGGAGGACCGAGCATCGTGGCGCATAAGGCGGGCGTGAGCGTCAAAGCGACCAGCGCGGAAAGGATGATGGAGACCGCCAGCGTCAGCGCAAACTGCTTGTAAAGCTGGCCGGTGATTCCTCCAATGAACGCCACCGGGACAAAGACTGAAGTCAGCACCAGCGCGATGGCGATGACGGGCCCGGAGACTTCGCTCATGGCCTTTTCAGCCGCTTCGAGAGCGCTCATTCCCTCCTCGATGTGGTGCTGCACTGCCTCGACCACAACAATCGCATCATCCACCACCAGGCCGATGGCCAGCACCAGGCCGAACATGGTAAGCGTGTTGATGGAAAACCCCAGAACGGTGAAAGCAGCGAAGGCGCCGATCAAAGAGACTGGGACTGCCAGCATGGGAATCAGCGTGGCGCGAAACGTGCCAAGAAACAGGTAAACCACCAGGAGGACAAGCAGCAGCGCCTCAATCAGCGTCTTGAGAACTTCCTTGAGCGATGCCGTAATGAAGAGCGTCGAGTCCATCGTGACGTTGTACTTCACGCCCGGTGGGAAATCCTTTGCCAGGCGGTCCATGGCCTCGGTCACGCCTTTAGCCGCTGTGAGCGCGTTGGCGCTGGGAAGCTGAAAAAGGATGATGGTGGTGGAAGGCGCGCCGTTCAGGCGTGAATAGGTGCTATAGTCCTGCCCGCCGAGGTCCGCATAGCCGATGTCCTTCAGGCGGAGAATCGAGCCGTCCGGCAGCGTGCGGATAATCATGTTGTCATACTGCTGCGCCGTGATGAGCTGTCCTTGCGTCAGCACGGAATATTGATACTGCGTTCCCTTGGGGGCGGGCGGCGCTCCGATCTGTCCGCCGGGCAGCGTGACATTCTGTTCCTGGATGGCCTGGGCAACGTCGGTCGCAGTCACGCCCAAGCTGGCCATCCTGCCCGGATTGGTCCAGACGCGCATCGAATAGGTCTGTCCAATCTGCATGTAATCGCCGATGCCGGGCACGCGCGAGAGCGGGTCGATCACGTGAATCGCCGCGTAGTTTGAGAGGAAGAGCGAGTCATAGCTCGAATCCGGGGAATAGAGCGTGATGATCATCAGCATGCTGGGCGAGCGTTTTTTCACCGTGATCCCATTGCTGATGACTTCGGCCGGAAGCTGGCCCTGGGCCTGCTGCACGCGGTTTTGAACGTCAACCGCAGCGATATCCACGTTAGTGCCCACCTTAAAGGTGCAAGTGAGTGTATAGACGCCGTTGTTGGAGCTGCGCGAAGACATGTAGATCATGTTCTCAGCCCCATTCACGGTCCCTTCAATCGGGATGGCGACCGATTGCTCGACGGTCTCGGCGTTGGCGCCAGGATACGTGGCCGA
This window of the Terriglobia bacterium genome carries:
- a CDS encoding FUSC family protein codes for the protein MNAKETDPASGIQYALRVAVGTSIVWFGLRSFPGVNPLWAVIPVIVISETGFRGTISAFKSRLLNTAVGCAVALVFLALFGFTSWSILLAMTLSVLAGSYLISFHVSWKVAPVTVAIIMVPGFVNPGSNGALSAAFWRTGEVLLGGGVAVGVEWLLTGIERRYRPDEAVAETLNSGGNANEYETVRRHDTVKPEAQKAGGENT
- a CDS encoding multidrug efflux RND transporter permease subunit, giving the protein MNFSKFFIRRPIFAIVISLLIVLVGGLAVLSLPIAQYPEITPPTVQVSATYPGANAETVEQSVAIPIEGTVNGAENMIYMSSRSSNNGVYTLTCTFKVGTNVDIAAVDVQNRVQQAQGQLPAEVISNGITVKKRSPSMLMIITLYSPDSSYDSLFLSNYAAIHVIDPLSRVPGIGDYMQIGQTYSMRVWTNPGRMASLGVTATDVAQAIQEQNVTLPGGQIGAPPAPKGTQYQYSVLTQGQLITAQQYDNMIIRTLPDGSILRLKDIGYADLGGQDYSTYSRLNGAPSTTIILFQLPSANALTAAKGVTEAMDRLAKDFPPGVKYNVTMDSTLFITASLKEVLKTLIEALLLVLLVVYLFLGTFRATLIPMLAVPVSLIGAFAAFTVLGFSINTLTMFGLVLAIGLVVDDAIVVVEAVQHHIEEGMSALEAAEKAMSEVSGPVIAIALVLTSVFVPVAFIGGITGQLYKQFALTLAVSIILSALVALTLTPALCATMLGPPKPVRGPLGWLTRGFARFFERITGAYMKGAQRVIRRWGLAICGLVIIIACIGVLLRSLPSGFVPNEDNGYFFIGFILPDGASLQRTSAVTDQAEAILRKMPGVADVLSIGGFSFLTQATQSNTASLVVKLKPWDERTGKGMDVSSIMRRAAGALNNLPQALVIPFAPPQIPGLGISGGFQFELEDRSGTSTAQQLAEAAQQFSAAASKEPALANLYNSFRTSVPQVKVSVDRDKAKTLGVPIDSVYASLQTFLGGLIINDFNRFGRVYKVMLQAEPQYRSTPQDISDIYVRTASGQMAPLSTLVSVGPATGPDIIQRYNLYRSAEISGASAPGYSSGQALNAMEAAAKKALPSSMGYDWTSTAYQERESSGQQGPIFLLALAFVFLFLAAMYESWAVPLAVILGIPLGVLGAYLGVWMRGLQNDVYAQIGVVMLIGLTAKNAILIVEFAKMRHDQGHKLVDAALEGAQLRFRPILMTSLAFILGLLPLMIAAGAGAASRHSLGTTVVCGMISATILEVFFIPVLYVVIQGMSERSKRRVEVSVPVQSDPAPEAGAGKI
- a CDS encoding ABC transporter permease encodes the protein MKKLRRFLNRLTSWARTGRDEDRLRVEIAAHIALQTEDNLRAGMPPDEARRQAALKFGAVESIKEDYRDQRGLLFVETLLRDTRYALRRLRKSPAFTATVIFTLALGIGATTSIFTLAHAVLMKSLPVADPGDLYRVGKQPYCCAWGGYTQSMDFSIFSYDLYKHLRDSTEGFAELAAFQAGPSLFGVRRLGSPEAAGSYPGEFVSGNYFTMFGIIAYAGRMLTPADDRPGAPPVVVMSYRLWQQRYGSDPSVIGSAFNFDAKPFTVVGITPPGFFGDTLRNDPPDFFLPLNTEPLVEADADLNKVDLHWLDLIGRIRPGAAPSSIEAQMRVELKQWLRSHWGDMSANDRARFPGQTLFLRPGGAGISSMRGQYEHWLQVLMMVAALVLLIVCANVANLMLVRGMERRQQISLSMALGAPASRLVRQVLTESVLLSLAGGAAGLGVAYAGTRLILHFAFPHAAGLAGIPISASPSTPVLLFAFGVSLITGVGFAIAPAWMATRVAPMEALRGAGRSIVRTASLPRKTLVVFQAALSLALLATSGLLTLALHNLQNQNFGFTQDGRIILKIDPRFAGYQPRQLTPLYGRIHDSLARLPGVSAVAVCTYSPLSGNNWGTGVWVDGRPAPGPSDDNSASWDRVTAGYFDAVGTPILKGRGISEQDTATSRHVAVINQAFARKFFKRQDPIGKYFTQTGVGTSRQYEIVGVAQDARYLAFDLAKPIGPFFFLPESQHDFSSNAESTDSTPGSHFLHDIVLVARPGASLRYPQLREALASVDPDLPIISVQTLREQVAGQFTQQRLIARLASLFGILSLVLASVGLYGITAYNAGCRTNEIGVRLALGATRMQAAALIIRGAFVVVAAGLVLGIPLALGAGRFLGNQLYGLNPYDPGVIILAVLTLGLSALVAALIPARRASLISPSEALRAE
- a CDS encoding efflux transporter outer membrane subunit, yielding MKIRLMAITILLALSSGCVVGPNYKRPAVSIPASYHGTETPAPGASAQTGAASFGNLEWWNVFHDPVLQDLIRTALKQNYDLRIAAARILQAEGELRITRSQQVPQVNGAASAARQKTLFSPSFPSFENNSFQLGGSVSWLLDFWGKYRRATQAARASLLASEYNQQAVKVTLVSEVASGYFQLRALDLQLQISQDTLKSRQSSLRLTQIKQQGGVASMLDVRQAQSLVQTAETTITDTQRLISLQEDAISILLGENPAAIPRGKPLDQETLLPTLPAGLPSSLLERRPDIRQAEQVLIAANAEIGVARAEFFPQISLTGSGGTESFQLYKLFSDGIWSFAGDLAQPIFTGGRLKGNLQAARAQEQQALLAYEQIIQGAFREVSDALIGYDRNRQFLTQQQALTETLAEAERIARIQYQGGVTAYLSVLQQETQYFSAQLQLTQAKLSELDSVVSLYQALGGGWQ
- a CDS encoding PadR family transcriptional regulator yields the protein MVEKKQKKDVLQGTLALMALRTLDVLGPMHGYGIARRIEQISGELLSVNQGTLYPVLLKLEQEGSITSAWGVSESNRRARFYRLTRQGRRQLQAEKDDWDQTAAIIERFFALRAEELK